The following coding sequences are from one Pasteurellaceae bacterium RH1A window:
- a CDS encoding elongation factor P, giving the protein MASYSTNDFKPGLKFIQDGEPCVIVENEFVKPGKGQAFTRTKIRKLISGKVLEINFKSGTSVEAADVVDYNYNYSYKDEDFWYFMHPETFEQISVDEKALGDNDKWLVDQAECIITLWNGSAISVTPPNFVELEVVETDPGLKGDTAGTGGKPATLSTGAVVRVPLFVQIGEVIRVDTRSGEYVSRVK; this is encoded by the coding sequence ATGGCAAGTTATAGCACAAATGATTTCAAACCAGGTTTAAAATTTATCCAAGATGGTGAACCTTGTGTAATCGTTGAAAACGAATTTGTTAAACCAGGCAAAGGCCAGGCCTTTACCCGCACTAAAATCCGCAAATTGATTTCTGGCAAGGTGCTTGAAATCAACTTCAAATCTGGCACCAGCGTAGAAGCCGCTGATGTGGTGGACTACAACTACAACTACTCTTACAAAGATGAAGATTTCTGGTACTTTATGCACCCAGAAACCTTCGAGCAAATCTCTGTAGATGAAAAAGCCCTTGGCGACAACGACAAATGGTTGGTTGATCAAGCAGAATGTATCATCACCCTTTGGAACGGCTCGGCCATTTCTGTTACTCCACCAAACTTCGTGGAATTAGAAGTGGTTGAAACTGACCCAGGCCTTAAGGGCGATACAGCTGGTACCGGTGGTAAACCAGCAACCCTAAGCACAGGTGCGGTCGTGCGTGTGCCTTTATTCGTTCAAATTGGTGAGGTTATCCGTGTGGATACCCGCTCTGGCGAATACGTTTCTCGTGTAAAATAA